The genomic DNA CCGACCACCATCTACATCATGGAGGAAGGAGCAGGGAGCGTTGCCCAACAGAGAGGTGCCCCACAACGCGGGTagtgagagggagaaggggagggatCGATGTGTGACGCACCTATATGCCACCCCGCATCCACTGCGAAACTCATCATCTCTGCCGCTCTGACTTCTCCATCTGTCCGCGCAGTACACAGCTCCCCGCCATCCTAGccgaccgccaccgccaccgcgccccctccccctccccccccgcgGGATGGCTCACCGCCCCTGCCGCACCTCCGGCCTGACAGCGGGGAAGCCGCTCAAAGCTCCGCGTAGGCCTTGGAGAGGGCCTGCTCCAGTTTCCTGTGGCCGTCCTCACCCGGCTTGCCGCCCTGCATCACCTTCAGCAGGCGGATCTTGAACACGAGAGCCGCGTTCGGCGGAATgacaccgccggcaccgcgcgTGCCGTACGCCAGATCCGGAGGCAAGTAAACCTCCCattcctctccctccaccaTGTACTGGAGGGCCTCCGTCCATCCCTTGATCACCTGGCTCGGCGAAAATGTGGCGGGGTGGCCGCGATCCATAGAGCTGTCGAACACCTTGCCATTCGTCAGGGAGCCGTGGTAGTGCACCGAGCACGGGTCCGACACGTTCGGCGACTTTGTGGAAGCCGTGTCAGTCACCTTCTTCACGATCTTGAAGCGCATGCCGCTGGCCAGCTGGTGCACGTTGGACTTTGCGTCCAGACTCGCCATGAATGCCTGGTCGACTGCGTTCATCTTCTTTCGCAtgtaaagagagagagaggggaaaagGGTTACGTGACTGTGTGGGCGTGATAgtggcgtgcgtgtacgcgcGTTGCTGGTGTTGCTGCCTGTGGCAGCGGAAGGTCGACGCATCCACAGGCACGCGTGGATGTCGgcacgagaaagagggaTAGACGCCCAGGGAGTAACAGGGCGAGATGGCGGGCGGACATGCaggggcggggagaggggggaaggagagagggagacagaggggtgggggcgtgATGGTGGTGCGCGCCGGTAGTTGTGGGTGCCAaagcgaagaagagcgaaGATAAGAGCATCCTTGGTGCGGCCGTGGGCTTTTGGAAGACATTCCCAGCACTGCTGATCATGTCGACGCTTGTGCGTCGTGCTCGTGACGAAGCCGCACGCCCTTcccaaccccctccccccgctcgACAGCCGAACGAAACGCCCTGGGAGGTGCGCGGGGcgggcggggtggggtggagggcCGGGCCGGGCGGAGACGGCGAAgcatggtggtggtggtggtggtggtgtctgtgtgtgtgtgtggggggggggaggtgtcTTTGGCTGTACATGCGCGTAGAAAAGAATAATAAAACACTGACAAcacgagagaagaggcgctccgctgcgcacgcgtggggacgtgcgtgtgtcaAGGGAGGGCGAGTGTGGCGaggggaggtggggagggcagTGAGCAGATCAGGAGAGGAggcacgcagcggcacccacgcacacgctccaAGTCGTGCGCGCAGAGAAAGGTGCTCTGAGACTGCCGTCACTTCACTCGTCGTACAGGGTGGCCCACTTCAACAAGTCCGCGTCTGCGTTGAAGGCACCAGGGGTCTGAGCGCAACAGCCGTCGTTGGTGGCACTGTTCGGGTCACACAGGTAGTTGTAGAGCCGGACGCGCTccacgtgctgctgctcctcgatgTACTGCCGCtcaagcacacacagcatATCGAGCTCGGTGAACTGATCGTGCCAAACCAGCTGCCACACTTCCTCCCGCTCGAGCCGCTTGCGCGCACACTgagccacggcggcagcacgatagcgccgctcgcgccgcgccgcgaaCGCGCGCCACGcctgctggaggcggtgagcCATCGCACTCAGAAAAGccagcgcggctgccgcctccgcctcggcagccgcggtgcgctgctgcattCGGTACCGAcgcacggcgcgctgcagcactctggcagcagcgtctgctcGCATCTcgcgtgctgcggtggtgcgcacCACAAGCTTCTCTGCTAGCATtgttcgccgccgctgctgcaccagggCTGCGGAGGCGTGCGCTCGTAAGAGGGCCTGCAAGAGACAGatggcgcgccagcgccgcgtttCAAGGGCCGCGGCTTCGGCGCGCTGCCTTGCCTGCTCCGCCACATGCATCCGACCCATCTCTGCTCTGGTCAAGGCACCGCGACCGGCTGCTTGAACAAGAAAGAGGTTTTCCATGAAGGTGCGCCCTTGACGCGCCTtgaggcggcgcacgagcagctgcgcctgcgcgctgcgACCGAAGCACTGGAGAAGGCGAATGACCTCGTAAGTATGCGCCTCGCGCgacagccgctcctcctgcagtgtgtggcgcagctggcggagatagcggcgttggcgcccTGCGGCGTAGCGCCTCCAGGCCCGCTGAATGCGCGTCGACGACGTGCGCAGCTGTCGAGCGCGCTCCACCGCGAGTTCTAGGCGACGACGCTCAACACAGCGACGCCAACCCACcgcgatgc from Leishmania infantum JPCM5 genome chromosome 10 includes the following:
- a CDS encoding putative FKBP-type peptidyl-prolyl cis-trans isomerase, whose protein sequence is MRKKMNAVDQAFMASLDAKSNVHQLASGMRFKIVKKVTDTASTKSPNVSDPCSVHYHGSLTNGKVFDSSMDRGHPATFSPSQVIKGWTEALQYMVEGEEWEVYLPPDLAYGTRGAGGVIPPNAALVFKIRLLKVMQGGKPGEDGHRKLEQALSKAYAEL